In Stomoxys calcitrans chromosome 2, idStoCalc2.1, whole genome shotgun sequence, the following proteins share a genomic window:
- the LOC106080516 gene encoding trypsin 3A1, producing MVSYGFLTVAIIALIGGVSCFPENRVVNGTDSDITEYPFIVSMRNPSGSHSCGASIIAPRWILTAAHCVSGRVASQLSIQYATTKISANGANVIGVKRIIMHEKYNPSDSYANDIALLELTGSLVYNYKTIAPVTLPDPYYEIDQVPEGVPGVLAGWGLNSTFGSIQTHLQSVELKIYSDAECQRRHNNETTSHHLCGGVDEGGKGQCNGDSGGPLVHNGSLQLGIVSWSVKPCTVAPYPGVYTKVSHYVDWIYEKMRQV from the exons ATGGTGTCATACGGTTTCTTAACAGTTGCGATCATAGCTTTGATTGGCGGTGTAAGTTGTTTCCCCGAGAATCGTGTGGTAAATGGCACTGACTCCGATATTACCGAATATCCTTTTATAGTGTCCATGCGTAACCCCTCTGGCTCTCATTCGTGCGGTGCCAGTATCATTGCACCACGTTGGATTCTAACAGCTGCCCATTGTGTAAGTGGACGTGTAGCCAGCCAATTGAGCATTCAATATGCCACCACTAAGATAAGTGCGAATGGTGCCAATGTTATTGGTGTTAAACGTATCATTATGCATGAGAAATATAATCCTTCGGATTCTTATGCCAACGATATTGCTCTGTTGGAATTAACCGGCTCATTGGTTTACAACTACAAGACCATTGCGCCAGTGACATTGCCTGATCCTTATTATGAAATTGATCAGGTGCCAGAAGGTGTTCCGGGTGTTTTGGCTGGTTGGGGCTTGAATTCG ACATTTGGCAGTATTCAAACTCATTTACAATCGGTcgaattgaaaatttattccgATGCCGAATGTCAACGCAGGCACAATAATGAAACCACCAGTCATCATCTTTGTGGCGGTGTCGATGAAGGTGGTAAGGGTCAATGCAATGGAGATTCCGGTGGTCCTCTAGTCCATAATGGTTCCCTTCAACTGGGCATTGTCTCATGGAGTGTTAAGCCTTGCACTGTGGCTCCCTATCCTGGTGTGTACACCAAGGTTTCTCATTATGTGGATTGGATTTATGAAAAAATGCGCCAAGTGTAA
- the LOC106080520 gene encoding chymotrypsin-2-like — protein MVSYGFFIVTVTAFLGSVSCFPDNRVVNGTDSDVTQYPFIVSMRGPAGSHLCGASIIAPRWILTAAHCVSGRVASQLSIQYGSTMISVNSTNVVGVKRIIMHENYNPAKSFANDIALLELTGSLIYNYKTMAPVTLPDPYYEIDQVPEGAPGVLAGWGLNSSFGSVQFHLQSVELKIYSDDECQLRHDNVTTADQLCGGVDEGGKGQCSGDSGGPLVHNGSIQLGIVSWSIKPCTVAPYPGVYTKVSHYVDWIYENMQQV, from the exons ATGGTGTCATACGGATTTTTTATAGTTACGGTTACCGCTTTCTTGGGCAGCGTAAGCTGTTTTCCCGACAATCGTGTGGTGAATGGCACTGACTCTGATGTTACCCAATATCCGTTTATAGTGTCCATGCGTGGCCCCGCTGGTTCTCATTTGTGTGGTGCCAGTATCATTGCACCACGTTGGATTCTTACAGCCGCCCATTGTGTTAGTGGACGTGTAGCTAGCCAACTGAGTATTCAATATGGCAGTACTATGATAAGTGTCAATAGTACCAATGTGGTTGGTGTCAAGCGTATCATCATGCATGAGAACTATAACCCAGCCAAGTCGTTTGCTAATGACATTGCTCTGTTGGAATTAACCGGATCTTTGATTTATAACTACAAAACCATGGCGCCAGTGACATTGCCTGATCCCTATTATGAAATTGATCAGGTGCCAGAAGGTGCTCCGGGTGTTTTGGCTGGTTGGGGCTTAAATTCG tcCTTTGGCAGTGTTCAATTTCACTTACAATCTGTCGAATTGAAAATCTATTCCGATGACGAATGTCAACTCAGGCACGATAATGTCACCACTGCCGATCAACTTTGCGGTGGTGTCGATGAAGGTGGCAAAGGTCAATGTAGTGGTGATTCCGGTGGTCCTCTTGTCCATAATGGTTCCATTCAACTGGGTATTGTCTCTTGGAGTATTAAACCCTGCACCGTGGCCCCTTATCCTGGAGTATACACCAAGGTATCGCACTATGTCGATTGGATTTATGAAAATATGCAGCAAGTGTAA